The Hyalangium gracile genomic sequence CCCCAGGGAGAACCAGCTTCCCCCGGCGTTGAACGAGCCGAGATTCTCCGCCTGCTGCCCCACCGCGCCTCGGGCGAACACGATGCGGTACTCGGCGCTGATGCCCCAGGTGGGGTTCAGGCGGAAGGTCGCTCCCACGGTCCCTGCCCAGGCCTGCGAGAACGTCTCTCGCGCGGGCTGCCCTTCGAAGGCGGCCACCGCCAGCAGCGGACCGGTGAGCAGGCCCAGGAAGGGCACCACCCCGTCCGGGCCGATGTCCAGCCACCCCCGGAAGCGCAGCCCCAGCAGCGCGCCGTAGGCCCCCGTCGTCAGCCGAGGCTTGTCCGTGAGCCGGAGCCGCTCGCCCGTGACGAACAGGTCGATGCCGAGCTCCACCAGCTCCGACATGCCGTAGGCGAACGTGCCCGCGACCAGCGGACCTCCGTGCGAGCCCGGCCCGCGCTCCAGCTCCGGACGCTGCGAGTAGTAACGGTCGTAGAAGGTGGAGTTGGTGACGAGCCGCCACCCTCCCTGGATGGAGATGCGGCCCACGCCATCGAGCGCCGGGGCGCCATCCTGGGCAGAGGCCGTGACGGCGGTGAAGGTGGCGATCAGGGTGAGCAGGAGGCTCGGGCGCATCACGGACTCTTCCGGCGCGGTGCTACAGGGTTGTGGCGCACCGTAACAGCGACCCTGGGGCCGTCAATTTTCCGTCCGCGAGCCCCGCCCCACCGGCTCAGCGCGCGCGCCGCTCCAGCTCCAGCAGGGGCATCTCCAGCACCACCACCGTGCCGTGCCGGCACGTGGGGTGGAAGTCGGCCGCGTCCAGCTCGCCCAGCAGCGCCCGGAGCTGCGCGTCCGTGAGCTTGTCCGCCGAGGCCTGGGCGGCATGGCAGGCCATCACCCGGAGCGCCTCGGCCAGCCCCACCGCGTCCAGCGCCGTGCCGGGCGGCGGCAGCGCATGGGAGAGCGACTCCAGCAGCGCCCGGGGATCGACGCCCTCCAGGCCCGGAGGCACCGACTTGAGCGCGAAGCTCGTCCCGCCGAAGGGCTCCACGTCGATCGCCAGCCGGGCCAGCGCGTCCCGCCCGTTCATCAGCGCCTTGGCCACCGGCAGCGGCAGATCCACCGTGGTGCCGAAGAGCGAGGGGGCCGGGCCCTTCCCCTCCTCCAGCAGGTGGTGGAAGTCCATCAGCCGCGCGCGCTCCAGGGCCGCGTGCCGGTCCAGCACCACGAGCGTGCCCCCCGAGCCCTCGCACACCTGGAAGCGATCGCCGAGCAGCCCCATGGGCTTGAGGGCGGCGAAGTAGCCAGGCGGAGGCGCCTCGTTGAGCATCGGCAGGGCCTGGCCGAAGGCGGGGGCCCGGCCCATGGGCACCGGGGGCGGCGGTGTTCCGGCGGTGGCGGGCGCATCCGCGGCGGTGGGCAGCGGCAGCGGAGCGCCCCAGGTGGCCTCCTGCGCCCGGGTGAGGAAGCGCTCCACGGCCTGGGCGTAGTGCGCGGCCTGGCGCTTCGGATCGGCCTCCTGCGGCGCGGGGCCCAGCCACGGCGCGGCCCGGAGCGTGCGCACGATGGCGGCCAGCACCGCGTCGTACACGCCGCGCGAGTCCGAGAAGCGGACCTCGAGCTTCTGCGGATGCACGTTCACGTCCACCGTGTGCGGATCCACGTCCAGGAAGAGCACCACCAGCGGCTGGCGCCCGGACGGCAGGTACTCCTGGTAGGCGCGCTGGATGGAGGAGATGAGGCCCCGGTCCCTCACGTAGCGGTGGTTGACGAAGGTGTAGATGCCACGCGCGGTGGGCAGGGTGTACTCGGGCGAGGCCACGAAGCCTGTGACGGTGACGCCCAGCCGCCGCTCCTCCACGGGGAACAGGTGGGGGTGCACGTCCGCCCCCAGCGCCGCGGCGATCCGCTCGGTGGGATCGTCCGGGCAGGCGGGGCTCGTGAAGAGCGGCAGCCCTCCGTGCTCCACGAGGAAGGACACCTCCGGGTGCGGCAGGGCGATCCGGATGACCGCCTCCTCCACGTGCTTGAGCTCCGTCTCGCCCCGGCGCATGAACTTGAGCCGCGCGGGCGTGTTGTAGAAGAGGTCCTCCACCGTCATCACCGTGCCCACTCGCGGCGGCGCGTCCTCCACCTGCGGCGGCGCCCCACCCTCCACAGTCACCCGGGTGCCCACCTCGGCCCCCGGCTCGGCGGTGTGCAGGGAAAAGCGCGACACGGCGGCGATGGCCGGCAGCGCCTCGCCCCGGAAGCCCTTGCTGACCAGGTTGTGCAGATCGTCCAGTTCTCGAAGCTTGCTGGTGGCGTGACGCTCCAGACACAGCACCGCGTCCTCGCGCCCCATCCCGTGCCCGTCGTCCGAGATGACGATGCGCTGCAGCCCCCCACCCTCCAGCGCCACCTGCACCGTGCGCGCCCCCGCGTCGAGCGCGTTCTCCACCAGCTCCTTCACCACGGAGGCGGGACGCTCGACCACCTCGCCGGCGGCGATCTTGTTGATGAGGTCGTCACGGAGTCGGGCGATGCGGGCCATGGGTGCGTTTCAGCCTCTCAGGGTAGTGCACCCAACGCAACACCTGGGACGTTGTCCTGTCTTTCCTACAGGAAAGGCTGACTTTCCCTCCGTTCTTCAGTAACACGCCCTCCTCGCGAATGGATGCGACTCATGCAGGCAAGAGGGGGCTGCGCGTCGCCGTCACCGGCGCCAGCGGGGACTTCGGCAGGCTGCTGCTGCCGCTGCTCGAGAAGGATCCCGCCGTGGAGAGCGTCCTGGTGCTGGACGTCACCCGGCCCGAGGGCGACAAGGTGGAGTACCACCGCGTGGATCTCACGCGCCACGACGCCGAGAGCGAGCTGACCGAGGCCCTCAGCGACAGGCCCGTGGACGCGCTCTACCACCTGGCCTTCCTGTTCGGTCCAGTACGCAACGGTTCGCTGGCGCACGAGCTGGAGGTGGTCGGCACCATCAACGTGCTGGCCGCCGTGGCGCGCGCCCGGCTGCCCAGGCTCGTGGTGCCCTCGCTCACCGCCGTCTATGGCGCCCGGGGCCAGCACCCCGCCCTGCTGCGCGAGGAGGCCCCCCTGCTGGGCTGCCCCCACAGCCGCTTCGTCACCGACAAGGTGCAGGTGGAGAATCAGGTGCGCTCGTTCCGCGAGCGCCACCCGGACACGCGCGTGCTCGTGCTGCGCTTCGCCCCCGTGCTCGGCCCCTCGGTGGACAATCCGGCCACGCGCATGCTCAAGCGCTCGGTGGTGCCCACGCTGCTGGGCTTCGATCCGCTGTGGCAGGCCATCCACGAGCAGGACGCCGCGCGCGCCATGCACCGGGCGCTCACCGCGGAGGCCTCGGGCGAGTTCAACATCGTCGGCCAGGGCGTCCTGCCGCTCTCCGGGCTCATCCGTCAGGCGGGCGCCCGGCCGATTCCCCTGCCCGGCCCGCTGTTCCGAGCGGCGCTGCACGCGCTGGGCACCGTGGGGGCGGGATTGCCCATCGCCCTGCTCGACTACATCCATTACAGCTGGGTCTCGGACGGGGAGAGGGCCGAGAGCGAGCTCGGTTTCATTCCCATCCATCACGCCCGGGATGCCGCAGCGGCGCTGAGGAGGAGTTGAGTCATGGCCACCAAGGGTGTGCTCGGGAACGATCCATTCCAGCGCGGCGCCGCGCAGCGCCCCAGCGACACTCCGTCCACTCCGGCCACTCCGCTCCGTGAGCCCGGGGAGACCGCGGCTCCGGCTGCCGCGGCGAAGAAGGCCAGGCCCGCCAGCGGCAAGGGCGGCAAGGCGGCGAAGAAGGCCGAGCCCGCCAAGGCCTCCGGCAAGGGCCGCTCGAAGGCCGCCGAGAGCCCCGCCGCGGAGGCGAAGCCCTCCAAGGGTCGCAAGGGTCGGGCCGCGGGTCCCTCCACCGAGGAGACACACCGGCTGAGGGAGCCCGCGGCGCCTGTGACGCCTCGCAAGCGCCCGCCGGCCCGGGTTCCAGTGCTCGGTGGTTCGCCCGAAGCGACCCTGCCGCGCACGCCGAAGGAGCAGGAGGTGGACCGGGTGCTGGCCACCGCCGTCGCCATCGAGGCCACCGAGGCCGCCGCGGAGGTCGCCGCGGAGGTCGCGGTGGACACCCTCCTCACGCTCCAGACCCGGCAGCAGCAAGGGGCCGCGGGAGCCCCGCCGGGCTCGCTCGAGGAGACCTGGAACCGGGAGCTGGCCACCGCCGTCGTCGCCGAGGCCGCCGAGGCCGCCGCCGAGGCCGTCCTGGAGGCGGCGCTCGCGGCTGGAACCACTCCCGCCGGAGCGACGGACGAGGTACGAAGCTTCGAGGAGCGGACGGCGATCGCGGCCGCGTTCGAGGAGGAGGAAGACGAGGACGAGGACGAGGACACCGAGGATGTGTCCGCGGAGCCCTCCCCCCTGGTCTCGGCCGAGGTGACGGTCATCGACCGGGCCTACTCCGTGGAGGTCTCGGAGAGCGCCGACCTCGACGAGGCCCAGGCCGAGCCCGAGCAGGAGCTGCCGGACACGACCCGCGACGAGCTCCCGGCCGAGCGCCAGGCGCCCATCTCCCTGGTGCCGCCCCTCTCGGACGAGGAGCCCGCCCGGGAGCCTTTCTTCACCGATCAGGCCCAGCGCGAGCAGGAGGCGTCCGCTCCCCCGTCGGAGGGATTTTTCTCGCTGGCGAAGGAGATCGCCGTGCAGGCGCTGACGAGCGCCTCGGTGGGCAAGGCGCTGGGCACGGCCCACGGGCTGCTGGACGTGGTGCGCGCGAGCCTGGGCACCAGCGGCAGCACCTCTCTGGACGAGTACGGGCGGGACGCGGAGCTGGTGGGAGGCATCCAGCCGCTGCTGGACTTCCTCTACGAGCGCTACTGGCGCGTCTCGGTGCAGGGCGCGGACCAGGTGCCACCGGGCGGCGCCATCCTCGTGGCCAACCACTCCGGGGCGCTGCCCTTCGACGGGCTGGTGGCCTCGCTGGCGCTGCTGCGCGAGCGCCCGGAGCTGCGCGAGCCGCGCTGGCTGGTGGAGGATCAGGTCTTCCACGCGCCCATGCTGGGCACGCTCTTCAACCGCCTGGGCGCGGTGCGCGCCTGCCCGGAGAACGCGGTGCGGCTGCTGGACGAGCAGCGCCCGGTGCTGGTGTTCCCCGAGGGCTACCAGGGGCTGAGCAAGCCGTTCGCGCAGCGCTATCAGCTCAAGCGCTTCGGGCGCGGCGGCTTCGTGAAGCTGGCGCTGCGCACGGGGGCCCCCATCATCCCGGTGGCCATCGTGGGCTCGGAGGAGACCTCACCGCTGCTGGGGCGCATCCCCGCCAGCTTCCTGGGCGTGCCGTACGTGCCGCTGACGAGCCCCGTGCCGCTGCCAGCCCGGTGGACGCTGCGCTTCGGCGAGCCGGTGGCCATGGAGGGGCTGGGCCCGGAGGCCGCGGATGATCTGGCCGAGGTGCAGCGCCTCACCGAGCGCACCCGCGAGGCCATCCAGGGCATGCTCCAGGCCCTGCTGCGCGAGCGCCGCTCCGTCTTCGCGGGCTGAGCCCTCCTCTACGCCGAGGAGCCCGGGCCCGCCCGCGAACCCTGGTGCTCCCGCAGCACCCGGGCCATCAGCCGGCGGATCTGCTCCACCTCGAAGGGCTTCTCCAGCCACCCGTTGGGGACCTTCTCCAGGAAGGAGCGCGCGCGGGGCGTGAAGGCGCCGCCCGTCATGAAGATGAAGCGCCCGGCCAGCCCCGGCCGCTGCTCCAGCATCCGCTCGTAGAGGTCCATCCCGGACAGGTCGGCCATCATCAGATCGCAGAAGATGACGTCGAAGGGCGTCCCGGACTGGAGCTGCTCCAGGGCGGCCTGCCCGCTGTCGACCACCGTCACCCGGTGCTTGCCGCCAATCATCCGCGCCAGCGCGCGCCCCACGCCGGGCTCATCGTCGATGATCAGCACCTGGCTGGCGTGGCTGCTGGTGGGCGCGGGCGCGGGCTCCACGGCGGGCGCGACCACCGGAGCCGCCGGGAGCAGGACGGTGAAGGTGGAGCCGCGCCCCACCTCGCTGCGCACGGTGATCTCGCCTCCCAGGCTCTGGATGATGCCGTGGCAGATGGAGAGCCCCATCCCCGTGCCCGAGCCCACCGGCTTGGTGGTGAAGAAGGGCTCGAAGATGCGCGGCAGGATCTCGGCGCGGATGCCCTCGCCGGTGTCCCCCACGTCCACGGCGACGCGGCCAGAAGCATCCATGTAGACGCGGACGCTGATCTCGCTGCCCAGGGCATTGCCCTCGGGGATGGCGTGCGCGGCGTTCACCAGCAGGTTCAGGAACACCTGCCCCAGCCGCGAGGCATCCGCCACCACCGGCGGAACCTCCTCGAAGTTCTTCGTGAGCCGGGCCCGCGAGCGCACCTCCGGCAGCGCCATCTTGATGGAGAGCTCGATCACCTCTCGCACATCCACCGGCGCGCGCTGCTCCTCGCCCTGGCGAGAGAAGATCTTCAGATCCCTCACGATGGTGCGCACCCGCTCGGCGCCCCCGTGCGCCTCCTGGAGCATCTCCCGCAGCTCTCCCAGGCGCGTGAACAGGGCCCGCTCGGTCTCCGGGGACAGCCCGCCCTGCTCATGCTCCTGGAGGAGTTGCTCCAGCTCGGCCCCGGCCAGCGACAGGTTGCTCAGCACGAAGGTGAGCGGGTTGTTGATCTCGTGGCCCACGCCGGCCGCGAGCGTGCCCATCACGCCCATCCGGTCGTTCTGCAGCAGCCGGGCCTGCATCTGCTTGCGCTCGGTGATGTCTCGCCCCAGCACCATCACCGCGGGCGCGCCGTCGAAGTCGATGGCCAGCCCGATGGTCTCGATGTCGTACCAGGTGCCGTCGCTGCGCAGCGTGCGCATCTCCTGTGGAGGCGCTGGCTGGCCCGTCGCGATGATCATCTGCATGCGCTGGGTGATCATCGGCCGATCGTCGGGATGGATCACGTCCAGCACGGGCTTGCCCAGCAGATCCTCGGGCTTCTGGTAGCGGAGCGCCGAGAGGATGGCCGGGTTGACATAGACGAAGCGCCCCTCCCGGTGGACGGCGATGCTCTCGGGCGCGCGCTCGATGAGCTGACGGAAGCTCAGCTCCGAGCGGCGCAGCGCGTCCTCGGTGCGCTTGCGCTCGGTGATGTCCTTGAACACGGACAGCCAGAAGACCCGCTCGCTCCGCGCGTCTCGCATGGGAGAGGCGCACCACAGCAGGATCCGCCCATCCCTCAGCACCACCTGCTCTTCCCTCGGCTCGAGCCAGGCCCCCTCCCCGGGCATGCCGTACAGCCGCGGGAAGGCCTCCGGCTCCGTCACGGCGGACAGGCAGTGCTGGAGCACCTCCGCGTGCAAGCCCTCGCCCCGCCGGAAGCGGTCCTCCAGCGCCTCGAGGCGCCAGAGCTGGAAGAACTGGCGGTTGGCATAGAGGACCCTGCCAGAGCGAGCCTCCACCAGATAGAGCCCGAGCGACAGGTCATCGCTCATGCCCCACAGCTCGAGCGGGCCGGCCGTCATGGCCGGTCCGCCGACAGTTCGAAATCGCGTTGGGCCCAGGGCTGCATCTGCACTCCGCCAGGCGAGGATCCGCCCCCAATCATCCTGCTGGGAGATCTAGCACAGGAGCCCAGAGGAGCAGCGCGAGCACGAGCCCACTGCGAGTAGAAGGCACGCGCACGCGGGTTGTGCTCCCACCCTCGGGGGCGACGCGTCATTTCCGACCTCCAGGGTCGGCCCGGACACTCCACACGGCTTCAGCATCGAGCGGCCGTCAGGAGCACACGCGGTTGCGGCCGCTCGTCTTCGCCTCGTAGAGCTTCGCGTCCGCCGTGCGTACCAGATCTCCAGCCTCGCGATGGCCTGGCTGGAGCATGGCCACGCCCACGGACACCGTCACCGGGATGTGGTTCTTGTCGAAGCTGAAGTGCTGCTTGGAGATCAGCTGGCGCACCTTCTCCGCGAACAGCTTCGCGCTCTTCAAGTCGATCTCCGGGAGGATGATCGCGAACTCCTCGCCGCCGTAGCGCGCGAACACGTCCTCGCGCCGGATCCGCGTGCGCACCGTCGAGGCCAGCTGCTTGAGGACGTAGTCTCCCGCCAGGTGCCCGTGCTGATCGTTGATCTGCTTGAAGTGGTCGATGTCCATCATGACGAGCGACAGCACCCGCTCGTAGCGCCGGCTGCGAGACAGCTCCCGATCGAGCTGCTCGTCGAAGTAGCGCCGGTTGTGGACCTGCGTCAGCCCGTCCATCGTCGTGAGCCGGTAGATCTCGTCGTGGTACGCCGCCTCGATGTTCCCGCCGGCGATGAACTTGAAGATCGTCCGGCCGATCTTCACCAGATCCCCGTTGCGCAGCTCCCGCTCGCCCTCCACCGCGTCGTCGTTGATGAACGTCCCGTTGGTGGAGCCCAGATCCTTGATGCGCACACCCTTCTTCGTGTTGCTGATCTGCGCGTGGTTGCGGCTCACCGCCTCCTGATCGACGCAGATGTCCGCCTTGGACGAGCGGCCGATGATGACCTCGGTCTTCTTCAAGTCATACTTCCGGCCCAGATCCAGGCCGTAGATGACCACCAGCGCCGCATCCAGGTTGAGCGGCCGGTCGGAGATCTTCGAGATGGCTGTGACGACGGTCTCGTTCTGCGCCATAACCGCTCAACTTTAACACCCGGCAAATCCAGAAACGAGTGCAGGACTTGCGGGCGATGTAGGTGTCATTGAGCGCGCGGGCTTCTTTCGTTCACTGGATGTGGATCAGGCGCGTGCTGGAGACCGCCGGGCGCAAGGTTGCTCCCGAGGGATCCACCAGGGTGGCGGTGAGGACGAGCCCCTGGCCGGAGCAGCCGGAGGGCAGCTTCAGCTCCACCTCGCCCCGTCCCTGGGAGGCGTCCACGTCTCCGCGCACGGGCTGGCCCTCGCAGCCGATGCCGCCCGTGAAGGAGAGCTGGATGTAGCCGTCATCCGTGGGGCCGCTGCCAATCCGGAGGCCGGTGGCGCGCACGCGGACGGTGCCTCCGCGTACCACGCTCTGCCCCTCCGCGGCGGGGAAGAGCCAGGTGAGCTCCGGGCGCCGATAGTCGAGCGCGGACCAGGCCCGGGTGAAGTCCTCGAGCCGATCGAGGTTCAGCGCATCCGCCTCGGCCAGTGCCGAGGGGCCCAGCCGGCCGCCGTCCGGCGCGCGGGCGGAGAGCGCCTGCACGAGCAGCAGCGCGCGCGTCCCCGTGAGATCGCCAAAGTAGGTCCGGTCCTCGAAGGGCGCGGGCGGCACCGGCAGGCGGACTCCCGACAGGGCCCGCGAGGGGTCCATCAGCACCGTCCACCGGTGGCCCAGGCGGTTGGAGAAGACAATCCTCAGCAGCGAGGCGCCGCCCAGCCCGGGATCCGTCACGAAGCGGAACTGGCGGCCCTCCAGGCCCCGGTAGGGGGTGGGCTCGAAGTTGTAGCGGGCCCCATCGGGGATGGGCAGGAAGCTGCCGGAGAGCGTGACGGGCGTGCTCCCCTTCGGATCGAAGGACAGCCCGGACAAGGGCTCCACGAGCGCGCTGCTGGCCGCGCCCGCGGAGGCATCATTGAGCGCCGCGTTGGAGGTGGCGAGAGTGATCAACCGGTACGCGCTGCCCTCCAGGCCGTGGTGCGCGGGGGCCATGCGGACGCTGACGAGCCCGGGCGCCGGCAGCCCGGCCTGCACGTCCGTGTTGGGGTCCGCGGGGGCCACGTTCACCGCCAGGCCCAGGCCGAGCGGCACCTGGCCCTGCCCGGGCACGCTCGCCGCTCCCAGGAGGAAGGCTCCGTCCAGGAAGGCGCCACGGTAGCGCGGCAGGGAAGGCACTCGGACGGCGAACTGGAAGCCCAGGGGGAGCTGCTGGAAGTCGTGATCCACCGAGGCGAAGTGCGTGGTGTCCTGGAAGTCCGGCGTGCCGTTGGCGAGCCCGGGCGTGGGCAGGAGCCGGAACTGCACGTCGCGGACGACGGAGGACTGGAAGCGCCGCAGCAGCGGGATGCTCTGGGCGAGCATCTGGCTCACATCCAGCGTGGGGCCGAAGAGGCTCGGTGGAAGCTCCGTGGGCGGCACGTCGCCCGAGATCGCCCACCCGGTGCGCGTGCCGCACCGTCCCGAGCGGATGGCCTCCTCGAGATCGCTGATCCCCGCGAGGCCGGCGTCACACACGCCCGCCACGCCGGGCGCCCAGTACTCGGCCCGGACCGGGCTGGAAGGCAGCGCCAGGTACGCGCCCCCAGGCAGCACCAGCTCGCGCGGCTGGCCCGCCAGGTTCAGGGTCACCTCCTCCGAGGGCCCCGCGAGCTGCTCGGGCGCCAGCTCCAGCCCGAGCCCTGGCATGGACAGGCCCGCGAAGCCCAGGTGCAGGTTCGCCGTGGCCGGCAGGTTGCGGAAGGTGCCCTTCGCGCCACCGTAGAGCTCCAGCGGGTTGCGCCGCAGCGGCAGCACCAGATCCCTCGAGCCCGCCGCCGTGTCGTAGTGCGCCAGCGTGAGGTAGCCGTAGTCCGCGTGGAACACCGTGAGGCTCACCACGTCCCGGGCCGGCACCCTCGCCACGCCCCCCACGTCCGTGTCCGCAGAGCCGGTGATGGCGCCCGCCGCATCGGACACCACCACGCGCGCTCCGGGCAGCGGACGTCCGGTCAGCTCGTCCGTCACCACCACGCGGACCTGCTCGGCCTCTTCGTGCGCGGCCAGCACCGTCACCTGGGCGCGGCAGCTCGTCATGCCCACCCGGGCCTCGACGGCCGCCGAGGCCGTGGCCGGCGACGCCAGCGTGAAGGTGGCGCTCGTCCCCAGCCCACCACCCGTCACCGCCACCTCCGCCGCCGTCCAGGTGATGCCCTCGGTCAGCACCACGGGCTTGCCGGTGGCGTCCCGCACCGTCACCTCGAAGCGCACCTGCGTCCCCGCTCGGCCGATGACGAAGTCCGGCGTCACCTGGCAGGACGCCGCGACCGATGCCGCCGGAGCCACGCCACACCGCCCATCCCGGCACACCTGCCCCTCCCGGCAGTCCGCGTCCCGCGAGCACAGCGACACCGCGCACTTGCCCGTATCGCACTGGCAGCCCAGCGGGTTGTTGTCGCACTCGGCCAGCGCGTACTCGCCGCGCCGCGCCGCGCCGCAATCCTCCCGGGTGCGGCAGGCCGCCTCGCAGCGGGAGGCCGCCGTGTTGCAGAAGAACAGCGACGGGTTCGGGCAGTCCTGATCCACCGTACAGGGCACGGACTGGTCGCTCGAATGGGGGGGACGGTTGTCCGTGTCTTCACTCGCCGCGCAGCCCTCCACCAGGGGGCCCAGGCAGAGCAGGCCCAGCAACGGCAACAGGCGGGTCAGAGGATTCATGACGGACTCCAGGTTCTCTCTCGGGCACACGCCACGGACCTTACAGGCCAGGGGGACAACGCGCGAACGGCCCGGGCCCACGCTCCCTGGCGCTCCAGGCCGCTGGCGCCCGCTCGCCCGGCATTGGATTTCCCGCCGCGCCGGTTGATGATTCAGCCCATGGCCCGCAATGAGCCCAAGTCCCTGGAATCCCTCCTCCCTCGTGTCCTCGCGCGGCTCGCCGAGGAGTCCGGGAAGGGGCACTCGCTGGCCCCTGTCTGGGCCGCGGCGGTGGGCCCGCAGATCGCCAAGCACACCTCGCCCTACACACTGCAAGGGGGCACGCTGGTGGTCACCGTGGCGAGCGCCGAGTGGGCGCGGACCTTGTCGCTGGAGGAGGCCTCGCTGTGTGAGCGGCTGAATGCCCGGCTGGGAGCGGGCACGGTGAAGGCGCTGTCGTTCCGGCTGGGGGGATGATGCTCACCGCCGCCCTCACCGTCCTGCTGGCCGCCGCGCCGCTGACGACCGAGTCCATGGAGCAGCAGGCCGCCCAGCATGTGCTGCGCGAGTTCGAGCGCGTGGGGCGGCGCGCGCCCGCGCAGGATCCGGCGCTCGCGGAGGCGGCGCGGAGGCTGGCCCGGGAGGCGCTGAGCACGCGCAACCCCTCGGGCGTGCCGGATCTGCACTCGCTCACCCTGGCCGTCAGCGACTCGGGCGCCGCCGATCCCAGCCCCTTCCACTTCGTCATCCGCGCCTGGGCGCACGCCCACGCCATCGAGACCTTCCTGGCGCGCAAGGACTTCAACACCGCGCCGGCCAGCCACTTCGGCGTGGGCGTCGTCACCGCGGGCGAGCGCGCGGCCCTCTTCCTGCTGCTGGCGGACCGCAAGGCCACGCTCCAGCGCTTCCCGCGCAACTTCCCGCGCGCCGGAGCCACCCAGGTGCTGTGCGGCGAGCTCACCCCGCCGCTGACGGGGGCGGACGTCTACGTCTCGGTGCCGGACGGCAACGTGGAGCGGGTGCCGCTGATGCGCAACGCGGGGGCGAAGTTCTGCGCGCAGCTGAAGTTCCCGAAGGTGGGGGGCTACACCGTGGAGGTGCTCGGCCGCTCGGCGAAGGGGCCGGAGGTGGCGGCGCTCTTCCTGGTGGACGTGGGCGGCCCCAGCCAGCGCGGCGGTGAGGAGCCCGTGGCCGAGCCCACCACCGTCGAGGAGGCCCGGCAGGCCATCCTCCGGCGCATCAACAGCCTGCGCCTGGCCTACGGCCTGAGCGCGCTGACGCCGGATCCGGCGCTGGACACGGTGGCCCAGGCGTACAGCGATCGCATGGCCCGCGAGGGCTTCTTCGCCCACGTGGCGCCGGACGGCACGGATCTGCGCGGGCGCATGGCGGCCTCGGCCCCCGCGTACCGCAGCGCCGGGGAGAACCTGGGCATGGCCTCCGGGCCGCTGTCGGCGCACTTCGGCATCGAGCACAGCCCGGGCCACCGCAAGAACCTGCTGTCCACGCAGTTCACGCACGCGGGCATCGGCGTGACGTTCCAGACGGTGGACGGCCGCCCCCAGGCCATCGTCACCGAGGTGTTCTCCGCGCCGGTCCAGCTGAGCGCCAGGGCGGACCCGGTGGTGGAGACGTACAAGGCGCTGGAGGTCATCCGGAAGCAGTACAAGCTGCCGCCGCTCAAGCGCAGCGAGGCGCTCGAGCAGATCGCCACGGACCACGTGAAGCGAGCGCTGCG encodes the following:
- a CDS encoding carboxypeptidase regulatory-like domain-containing protein, with the protein product MNPLTRLLPLLGLLCLGPLVEGCAASEDTDNRPPHSSDQSVPCTVDQDCPNPSLFFCNTAASRCEAACRTREDCGAARRGEYALAECDNNPLGCQCDTGKCAVSLCSRDADCREGQVCRDGRCGVAPAASVAASCQVTPDFVIGRAGTQVRFEVTVRDATGKPVVLTEGITWTAAEVAVTGGGLGTSATFTLASPATASAAVEARVGMTSCRAQVTVLAAHEEAEQVRVVVTDELTGRPLPGARVVVSDAAGAITGSADTDVGGVARVPARDVVSLTVFHADYGYLTLAHYDTAAGSRDLVLPLRRNPLELYGGAKGTFRNLPATANLHLGFAGLSMPGLGLELAPEQLAGPSEEVTLNLAGQPRELVLPGGAYLALPSSPVRAEYWAPGVAGVCDAGLAGISDLEEAIRSGRCGTRTGWAISGDVPPTELPPSLFGPTLDVSQMLAQSIPLLRRFQSSVVRDVQFRLLPTPGLANGTPDFQDTTHFASVDHDFQQLPLGFQFAVRVPSLPRYRGAFLDGAFLLGAASVPGQGQVPLGLGLAVNVAPADPNTDVQAGLPAPGLVSVRMAPAHHGLEGSAYRLITLATSNAALNDASAGAASSALVEPLSGLSFDPKGSTPVTLSGSFLPIPDGARYNFEPTPYRGLEGRQFRFVTDPGLGGASLLRIVFSNRLGHRWTVLMDPSRALSGVRLPVPPAPFEDRTYFGDLTGTRALLLVQALSARAPDGGRLGPSALAEADALNLDRLEDFTRAWSALDYRRPELTWLFPAAEGQSVVRGGTVRVRATGLRIGSGPTDDGYIQLSFTGGIGCEGQPVRGDVDASQGRGEVELKLPSGCSGQGLVLTATLVDPSGATLRPAVSSTRLIHIQ
- a CDS encoding DciA family protein, whose amino-acid sequence is MARNEPKSLESLLPRVLARLAEESGKGHSLAPVWAAAVGPQIAKHTSPYTLQGGTLVVTVASAEWARTLSLEEASLCERLNARLGAGTVKALSFRLGG
- a CDS encoding CAP domain-containing protein, whose amino-acid sequence is MMLTAALTVLLAAAPLTTESMEQQAAQHVLREFERVGRRAPAQDPALAEAARRLAREALSTRNPSGVPDLHSLTLAVSDSGAADPSPFHFVIRAWAHAHAIETFLARKDFNTAPASHFGVGVVTAGERAALFLLLADRKATLQRFPRNFPRAGATQVLCGELTPPLTGADVYVSVPDGNVERVPLMRNAGAKFCAQLKFPKVGGYTVEVLGRSAKGPEVAALFLVDVGGPSQRGGEEPVAEPTTVEEARQAILRRINSLRLAYGLSALTPDPALDTVAQAYSDRMAREGFFAHVAPDGTDLRGRMAASAPAYRSAGENLGMASGPLSAHFGIEHSPGHRKNLLSTQFTHAGIGVTFQTVDGRPQAIVTEVFSAPVQLSARADPVVETYKALEVIRKQYKLPPLKRSEALEQIATDHVKRALRQDTPKAHLPDSNVHERVFRALQSARSAAVDIYVAEDPTAAPESKSLLDARNNQVGVGIIRGDSLTFGKDRYWVVVIYTTPR